The following is a genomic window from Thermocrinis jamiesonii.
CTTCCAACCACCACACCGTCAGACATTTTGGCAATTTCCCTTGCCTGCTCTCCCTTTGACACTCCAAACCCAACCACCACAGGCTTTTGACATACTCTTCTGTAAAGACTTAGATTTTCCCTTAGCCTTTCCAAGGGCAGTTTTTCCCTTTCTCCTGTGGTTCCAGTTAAAGAAACAAAGTAAGTTAGATCATCTGTGTATTGACATATAAGCTTGAGCCTTTTTTCCGTGCTTGTAGGAGAAGCCAACAGCACCAAAGCCATAGATTCCTTTTCGCACACCTTTTTTAACTCTTCGCACTCTTCCGGCGGAAGGTCCGGCACGATAAAACCATCTATGCCGTTATCCTTCGCAAGCTTTACAAACCTCTCAAGTCCAATCCTAAATATGGGATTGTAGTAAGTCATAAGAAGAAAGGGCACCTCTTTGAACTCTTCTTTCAAAAGACTTGAAGCCCTAAAAACGTCCTTAGATTTTATGCCATTGCTTAGGGCTACCTCGTGAGCCCTTTGAATTGTAGGACCATCCGCCACAGGGTCAGAAAAGGGAAAGCCTATCTCCAAAATATCCGTGCCTTCTTGGAGGACAACTCTAAAGGCTTCCAAAGAATCCTCAAAGGTGGGATAGCCCACCATAAGGTAAGAAACCAAAGCCTTTGCACCGCTTTTTTGTAAGTCTCTTAGCTTTTGTATCAACCTTTCCCTACCGTTTTCCATAGCACATTAAAGTTTATTCTATCCAAGGTTCATACTCAAGCACCTGTTCAAAGGTGTATGGACATTTATCTGGGAAATCCTTCTCAGTGGGTATTCCACCAAAAAACTGTTTTGCTAAGGTTTTGTTTTCTGGATATTTAAACCAACCGATTAAGCTTTTGACCGCATCTTCCCATGCTTCTTGAAGCTCTTCTTCGGATTTTTTTACCAAAGATGGGTTTTTTCTATAAAGCCTACTTAGTTCAAGTCTTGCGTTTATTGTGCTTTTTATCCAACTGTTTTCCATCTCTTGGCTGACCTTGAAGTTTTCTAACTTGTAAAGGTGTTCAAGGATTATGGAGATGTAACTTATCACGCTTCTTAGCTCACTTCTTCCCATGTCCTCTATTTCCTCCAAAAGGTTCTCCCAATCCACTTCTTCGTAGCGCCTCTCCTTCAAAAGCCTTAGGTTCTCCATAACCCAAAGGTAAAAGTCTTTTTCGTAAAGCTCTTTCCAGTTTGTTTTTTGAAGCATCTTGGACCTCTTTCTTGGTTTTTATCCTGGTTAAATTTGTACCTCTACCCTTCCGTTTTGGTCGTAAATATAGAGTTTTCCTTTTTCCTCATCCTTTGTCTTTTTGTGCGAGCCATCGCAGAAAGGTTTTTTGTTGGACAGACCGCACATGCATATGTAATACGTCTCTTCTCCAACTTCTAACTTATAAGGGCCGTTCTCCGTAAATACAACAAGTCTTGCCATAGAAATACCTCCTCAGTAAAAATTTATACAACAGAATAGCTCTTTACAAGCTTGTGCACTTCTGTGTAGTTTATGTCCCCTGCAAGTATGTATGCTTTGTCTCCATATCTGAATTTGGAGGAAAGCGTTATACAAAAATCGTCGGTAGCTTGGGATATGTATATGTCAGATATGTATATTTCGCCTTCTTTTGCCAGTTTGTAGTAGGGTTTTTCTGTTCTATCTGCCCCTTTTCTGCCCGTCTTTACAGGATACCTTATTCTTGGATTTATAACGTTGTTTGATATTTGTATACCTTTTTCGCTGATTATGTAAAAAATTTCAAAGTAGGGATACGTTTTAAACATCTCGTAAAGGGTATGTTCCCACATTTCCTTTTCTGTATGCCTTATCTTCCAGACTATCTGGGAAAAGTCCTCCTTTATCTTTTCCACTACCCTGTTTATGTACTCCTTCCCTCTGTATTCGCATACCACAACGGAGGGCTGTATGCCGTGGTATATAAAAAAGGAAATGTCTGATACGGACCTTAACCTTCCTTTAAGTTCGGCAATCACGCTGAAAAATTCTTCGTAGTTTTTCACGTTTTTTAGCTCCACACAAAAGCCAAGTATATGCACAGGTTTGGCTTCCGCATAAAGAAGAGAAAATTCTTTGTGAAACTCCTCCATGATTAGCTTGATCTTGTTTTCTTCTACGCGCGTGTGGGAAAGGGCATAAACCTCTCCTTCTTCTATTGAAAGAAAGGCATCTCCCTCCTCAATCTGGTCCTTTACGTTTTCCAAAAGAAGTTTGTAAAGGCTTTCTAACCTTGCAGTGCCCATCTGTTCTTTGAACCTCTTGGCTTCCTTTAGTTGGAAGCTGTAGAAATAGCCCCCTTCACCAAAGTATTTTCTCAGCTTTTGGAAGATAGGATAGACTGTTTCTTTGACGTTGCTAAAGTAGTGCAAAAGCACATGGTAAAAAAGAAGACCTGCGTAAGTCCCATCCTTATTTACCACCACGAGCGGTTTTTTGCTAAAGGTAAAAAAGTCAAACAGACCTCCCAGCTTGTCCAAAGAGGACCTAAAGCTTTTAACCTTAGGCAAGGAATAAGCTATGTCTCCAACCTTTAGGTCAGATCTATGCTGAGCCATTAAAAGATCCTTTTTTGAAACCAAACCTATGGGCTTTTTGTCCTTAACTACCACCAGTATGTCGTATATACCGTATTCATCAAAAACTTTGAGAGCTTCCTTTATGGAAAAGTCATACTCTATGGTTGGCACATAGGTAGCAATTTCTGAAAGCTCTACTTCCCTCATTACAGCTTAAGCTTCTTTATTCTTTCCGAAGCTTCCAAAAGCCTTTCTGTGCTAACGGTTAGGGATATTCTAAAGTAGCCTTCCCCGTGTTCTCCAAAACCGTTGCCCGGTGTGCAGACTATGGCGCACTCTTCTAACAAGCGCTCCACAAACTGAGCAGAGCTATAACCCTTTGGAACCTTTACCCAAAGGTAGAAGGTAGCATCAGAAGGGTATACTTCAAGACCTGCTCGCTCAAGAGCCTCCACCATAACTTTCCTTCTTTCTCTGTATAAGTCCCTTATGCTTTGCAGCTCTTGCTCGGGCAAGTTCAGTGCAGTAATAGCTGCTTCTTGAATAGCCTGAAACTGTCCAGAATCTACGTTGGTCTTTATCTTGCCCAAACCTGCTATCAGCTTTTCGTTTCCAACTGCCATACCAATACGCCATCCGGTCATGTTGTAAGTCTTTGAAAGGGAATGGAACTCTATGGCAACTTCTTTTGCCCCTTCTATCTCCAGTATGGATGGAGGTTTTTCTTCTCCAAAGTATATCTCCGAGTATGCCAGATCAGAGGCAACTATTATCCTATTTTCCTTAGCCCACTCTATTAACTCTTTGTAAAACTCCTTCGTTGCTTTTGCAGAGGTTGGATTGTTGGGATAATTTACCCATATGATCTTAGCTCTTTTGAGAACATCCTTTGGCACACTCCTAAAGTCTGGAAGAAAACCGTTTTCTTCTTTCAAAGGTAATACGTAAGGTTCTCCGCCCGCAAGAAGCGTGCCTATTTTGTAAACGGGATAGGCTGGATCCGGACATAGGACCACGTCTCCCGGATTTATAAAGGCTAAGGGAAAATGGGCAATTCCTTCCTTTGAGCCTATGAGAGCTATCACTTCCTTTTGAGGGTCCAAATCTACTCCAAACCTTTTCTTATACCAATCGGCCACCGCCTGACGGAAAGAAAGCATACCCTCGTAGGAAGGATACCTATGGTTTTCTGGTTTTTCTACCGCTCTTTTCATAGCTTCCACAATGGGTTTTGGTGTGGGAATGTCTGGGTCTCCCACCCCTAAGTCTATTACATCCGCACCCTGATCAAGCTTTTCTTTCTTCTTTTTGTCTATCTGGGCAAAAAGGTAAGGTGGAAGCTGGGCTATTCTTTGAGAGAACTCAAACATACCTTACACCTCCGCAGAAGTTTTTCTTAACTCTTTCCTTCTTAAGATTTTTTTATACTCTTCCAAGGCTAATTTTTCTTGCTCTAAAAATAAATCTTCCCTGCTTATCAAGTTATCCCAATCCACTTTGTCCGCAAAAAACCAAGGACCATCGGTGCATGCAAGCTTTACCTGACCATCTACCAACACCCTACAGACTAAACAAAGGCCGACCCCGTCCAGTATGTGCGTATTTACCATAGCTATGTGTTGTGTTCCTTGATTAATAAGTTGAACCTCTCTTGAAAGTTTATTGCTTCCTGCGGAAACCAAAAGGTCCGCATCTATGTGTCCTATCCTATCCCAAACTTCTACCTTATCAAACACGGACTCCAACCTTTCCTTTATTGGCAAAAAGCCGTCCTCTGATATGTGGTAAAGCTCAAGTTGGTTGTTTTCTTTCTTTAAATGCTTTGCTAAGTTGAAGGCAGGAGAAACACCCCAATCTTTCGTGATGAAAACTACCTTTCCGTAGTGCTTTACAGGAAAGGGGACTCCAAGAGGTCCTGCAACGTAAGAAAGGCTTTCCGCCTCTTCCTTTAGCTCTAAGGTTGACCTTCCTACAGTTTTTACCAAAAAGATAGCTTCCTCCCCCTCTACGTCCAATATGGAAAGAGGTAAAGGTTCCGAAAGCTCTTTATACTGAATGAGCGCATACTGTCCCGCTTTAGCACCTTTGAGATGATTTGCTCTTACCTTTATTAGAAGGTAATCTTCCCTTAGGACTTGCTTTTCTGTTATAGGATACATAGAGTGAAGATTATAAACCATTTGCGTTTAGCAGTTTTATAACTTCCTCAGCTAAATAGTCTCTGTTTTCTTTATTAACTTCCAAAAGAACCGCTCCTGGCAATCTTCTTATCTCTTTGACCAATGGATGCACATCTCTTATTGGTATAGTTGCTATAACCTTATACTTTGGATTAAAGAATATTTCTCTAACAAGCTCTCTAAATCGTTGAGAAAAGAGCTCCATCTTACCCACTTCATCTATCACTATATAAATGTCTTTCTCTCTTATAGCCTTCTCCAATATAGGAATGGCCACTGAGTCAAACCTGGAGACATTAACACCGTAAGAACCTACTAAGTGCTTAGAAGTAAAATATTTGCTGGCGAAAACTGTTTCCTGCCCTTCAGTATTTATAACCTTAAAGCCTATTCTCTTTTTAGTATTTTTGTCCCTTATCTCTTCTGTCCAAAATCCTCTCACTTTCTTTCCAAGTTTCTGAAGCAGTTTTTTTATTAGCGTAGTTTTTCCTATGCCGGGCTCACCTGTTAGAAGTATCTTCATAATGTGGGGGCAAAAGCCCCCAGAAAGATATTTTACTTTATAAAGTCCTTTAGTGCTTCGTAAGCTTTCATTGCTTTTTCAAACCTTTCATTCACCACATCCCAGTTTATGTTTTCCAAGAAGGCGTCAATGTAAGGTGGTCTTTTGTTCTTGTAATCGACGTAGTAAGCATGCTCATAGGTGTCTAAGACTATCAGGGGTATAAGTCCAGTGTAGTTATACACGTTGTGGGCATCCAAGCCATTTATCACAAGCCTTCCAGAAAAGATATCCAAACCAAGTACTGCCCATCCTCTGAAGGCTATGCCAGTAGCCTTTAGTTCCTGAACACAGGCATCCCAAGAACCAAAGTCCTCTTCCACCTTTTTCTTAAAGGCTTCCGAAGGCTGACCTTTAGCTCCTAAATGTCCAAAGTAAAGCTCATGAAGGACCACGCCCATGTAGTTGAAGGTCTCTTCCACCTTTAACTCCCTAAACTCAGAGTAGTTCTGATTAGCCTTTGACCTGTCTGAAAAATTAAGGTCTGCTAACTTTTCTTGGATCTCGTTGTATTTGGTAACATAACCCTTGTAGTGTGCCTCAAAGTGAGGCTCTATTTGGTCGTTGGATATGCCCTTTAGGTTTGAGGGCTTTAAGTGGTCCTTAGGCTGAAGTTTATGCACTGCCATGATATTACCTCCTTTTTAAGATTTATTACTATTTTAAACCTTTTTAAACTCAGGTGGTAATTCTCTTGGTGGCACTCCGATGTATTCTACTTCCTTTTCTTCGTCTAACCTCTTTGAGAATGGCTTTTCCATAGTTAGCTCCTCATACACGTGAGCTACCAAGCCCGGAACTCTACCTATTATGAAAAAGCCCTTTCCAAGCCTCCAGTCAAAACCCATCTCCGAGGCTATTGCCGCTATAGCACCGTCTACGTTCAATACCAACCTCTTTCCCTTTTGTCTTTCTATTTCATCCGCTACCTCTTCTGCAAACTTACAGTGAGGTCCATAAAAGCCAAGGTCTTTTGCAATGTCCATAAGCCTTTTGGTTCTGGGATCAAATTCCTTGTAATATCTATGTCCATAGCCCGGTATGGGCTTTTTGCTTTCCAAGTATTCCCTTACTATCTCTTCCACCGCTTTACCACTTTTTACTCCTTCTTGTATGAACTTCATAGCATCTTCTAATGCGCCCCCATGGGCACTGCCGAAGGCAAGCACTCCAGCGGCTACTCCTACGTTTAAAGAATTTCCACCGGAAGCAACAGCCCTTGCGGCAATAGCCGAAGGAGGAGCTGTGCCGTGGTCTATAACAGATACCAGCATAGCTTCCATCATCTTAGATTCTTTGTCGTTTGGCAGTTCCCCCTTGAGTATTAAGTAGATAGCTTGAGCAAAGCTTAGGTTCCCCACCATGTCTAAAAGCCTATAGCCCCTTATGTAGGTTTCATGCCCTACATGCTGAGTTATGGCAGTCCTCCACTTTTTCTCCATACTCAACCTCCTATAAGTTCTTTATTCATCTTTACCTTAGCCCTTTCCCTCAGCTTCTGAACGTAGTAGTTTATCATAGTGTCTCTTTTTAGGGAATATATGTCTTCAAGCATGCTCTTTCTTTGTTGATTGTCCATGCTTACTTGCTCCTTTCTTTCAACGACTAAGATGCCATAACCTTTTAGCAAAGGATAGGGACCGAACACCTTTTCATCAGATAGCAAGATATTGAACAGCTCGTTTTCCTCCAGTCTCAATACGGACATGAGTTGAGAAGCGGATGTTTGGGAAAATTCAATGTATTTGTAAGAAACCGCTCTGTTTTGCTTTAAATCCTCCCTTACCTTTTCTGCAATAGGCTTTATCTGTTCAGAAGCTTTGCTTTCCCTTAGAATGTTTTTTATTTCCTCTTTTACCTCTTCCAAACTTTTGTACTGTCCTTGCTCTTCTTTTACAAGAAAGATCACCACATACTCATCTCCAACCTTTACTATGCCAAGTCTGTTATTTTGGTTCAGTTTGTCTATTTCTACCCTAAGTTCTTCGGGTAGTTCTTCTCTCTTTTGAGGCAGAACAATCTCTTGGAAGTTTTCCACTTCTTTCCCATTACTTAAGGCCTGGTAAATCTCGCTTGCTTTTTGTTTTTCCTTCTCCTTCCAAATTCTTACAACCTTACTTGGCTCTTTTTTAAACATCTCTTTATTTTTTGCATAAAAATCAAGTATTTCTTCTTGCTTAATTTCTATCTGAAGTCTGTCTGGTGTTACAAGGTAGAGCTTACCGCTTATGTTGATGCTTTGGGGCAAAAGGTTTATGTCTTCTTCCTTAGGGGTTAGGTATGCACCGTTTCCTACCAAAGCTAAAAGTTTTTGTATGCTAAGCAGTTTCCTTATGTATTCTTCGTATTCCACAGGCTCTAAGCCGAGTCTGGATAGGCTTTCCTTGTATTTTGAATTGCTAAACACACCGTTTTCTTGAAAGCTTGGGTCAGACTTTATGACTTCTACAACCTCTTGGTCGCTTGCCACAAAGCCTAACTCTTTAGCCTTCTTGTAAAGAATCTCTTGAACTATCAAGCTTTCTAACACCTGGTCCTTTATGATATTCTCCATATCCTTGTTTTGCAGAAAATCGCCGTATCTTAAAAGCTCTCGTCTGTAATCCCTCAGGGTAATACAAGAACCATCTACCTCAGCCACACATCTCTGACCAATTCTAAAAATGTTGGCTACATCTCCTGTCAAAAATAGCCATAACAGAAAGGCTATGGAAACAAAACCAATTACACCTACCACAAACTTTTTGTTTTTATGGATGTAAGAATACATCTCTAAAAAGTTTAACAGAAATCAGCCTGGAAGGAGTCTTTTAGGTTACTAAACAAGTTTGTATATTGGGCGATATACTATTCTTAGTTATGGACTTACTTACTGTAATAGGAATAGTAGGTGGTTTGGTAGCCCTTCTAATAGGTGCAGTTCTTAAGGGTGCAAGCATACTGTTTCTTATACAGCCTGCCGCCTTTGTAATAGTTGTGCCTACTACTCTTTTTGCAAGCTTGGTAACAGTGCCAATTTCTAAGTTTTCTCTAATAATACACGGACTAAAAATAGCTTTCAAAGGTGGTAGCAACGAACTTTTAGAAACTAAGAATCAATTGGTAGAGCTTGCCAATCTTGTAAGGAAGGAAGGAATGCTATCCTTAGAAACAAAAGCAGAAGAAATAACTGATCCTTTCTTAAAAAGGGCCATAGATTTGATGGTGTTGGGCGTAGAAGAGAACGTTTTTGTTGAAAGTCTGGAAGCGGAGATAGCTAAAAAAGAAGAGGATTATGAAATAGCGGTTGAGTATTGGAAAAATTCTGCGGAAAGCGCGCCTACCTTTGGTCTTGTGGGGGCGGTCTTTGGTCTTATGAAAGCTTTAAAGAGCTTAGATAACGCACAAGAGTTAGCTTACGGTATATCTTCAGCCTTTGTAGCTACTGTCTACGGTATAACTTTTTCCTATTTGATCTTTGGTCCAATAGCAAAAAAGATAAAAATCAAATCAAAAGAAGAAATACTGAGAATGTATATGATCGTTGATGCGTGTAGAATGATGCTTAAAGGAGAAAATCCAAGGCTTATAGAAGAAAGGCTTAACTCCTTTGTGGAGGTTAAGTAGTGGCAAAGAAGAAAAAGTGTCCAGAAGAAGTATCTGAAAGATGGGCTATTCCTTACGCTGATTTTCTTACCCTTCTTCTGTGTTTGTTTATAGCCCTTTTTGCAATGGCTCAAGCTGGAAAGCAGGCAGCATTGGAATATGCGCAGGCCTTTGCAAAGGCCTTTGGCATGCGATTGGTCCCCTTTCAAGAAACTTTACCCAAGCAAATATTACCTCAGCCCGTAGTGCCAAAAAGCGAGCTAACCGAAAAAGGCAGAAGAATACAGAGGCAGATAAGAGAACTTGAGGAAATGTTAAAACGCATGGGTCTGGAAGGTGAGTTTAAGGTAGCCTATGAGGTAATAGGAATAAGGCTGATACTACAAGAGAAGATACTGTTTGCTTCTGGGAGCGCAGATATAAGGCAAGAGATGTATCCCGTTTTGGACAAAATATACGAAATAATAAAAGACCTACCAAATCCGGTGGAGGTTGAAGGTCATACGGACAGCATACCCATATCCACGGAAAAGTTTCCGTCCAACTGGGAGTTATCGGTTTCAAGGGCTTCCTCCATAGTTAGATACTTTATAGCCAGAGGCATAGCCCCGGAAAGGCTGAAGGCTTCTGGTTATGCGGACACAAGGCCTATAGCATCAAACGCCACACCGGAGGGTAGAGCTCAAAACAGAAGGGTGGAGATAGTAATTCTTAACATAAAAGGTGCAGAGCTTACTAAACAAACACCTCAACAGCCTTAAGACTATGGATTATTTTCTCTACCTCTTCTTCTGTTAAGTATGGATGGACTGGTATGGAAAAGACTTCTTTTTTAAACCTCTCAGCGTTGGTAAGTGGAAGATGCTCTGCACCTCTTAACTCACTGAGAAGATAGCTATAATACACCCTTGCGTCTATCCCGTTTTCTTTGAGCAAAGATATTATCCTATCCCTCTCTTTGTGCCTCAGAGTATAAAGGTGATACACATGATAGGCACCTTCCCTTTCCGTTGGATGTATAAAGCTTGAGTTTATGCTTTCTGAATACCTTTTGGCTATCTCCCTTCTTCTTCTGTTTCTTTCGTCCAAGTGCTTGAGTTGTATGGCGCCGATGGCAGCTTGAAATTCTGTTATTCTGACGTTAAAAGCAGGATGCTCGCCAAAATCTATCCACTTCTTTACTTCCTTAGCGATCTTATCATCGTTTGTTGCTATAACTCCTCCCTCTCCCATGGGAACATTTTTTGAAGCGTAAAAGCTAAAGGCAGATAAATGTCCTAAGCTTCCGACCTTTTTTCCAAAGAATTCCGCTCCATGGGCTTGGGCAGCGTCTTCAAGAACAACAAAGCCATACTTTTCAGAAAGGTAGTTTATTGCCTGCATGTCTGCAGGCTGGCCATAAAGATGGACAGGAATAACCACCTTTGGGTTGTATCTTTTTACCGCATCCTCCAGTTGATTTGGGTCCATTGTGTAATATTCATCCACATCTACCACTATGGGAATACCACCCGCCAAATAAACCGCATCTATGGTTGCCATAAAGCTCATGGCTGGGACTATTACCCTTTCCCCCTCAACCTTCAAAGCTTTTAGGGCTATAAACAGGGCTACAGTGCCAGAGCAAACTGTAAAGGCATACTTAACACCTAAATACTTAGCAAAGGACTCTTCAAAAAACTTGGTCCATTCGCCTCTTGTTATCTTGTGGCTTTCAAGTATTTGAACTATCGCTTGTTTTTCTTCTTCAAAAAATCTTGGCTCTATTATGTTTATCATTAGTTAAATTATAAGAGAAAACCCTCCCTGTAACCTCTTATAAATTCTTCTCCAGAAACTCTTTTACCTTTTTGATTTATGAGTTCTAAGATTTCCACTGCACCCTCTCCACAGGCAACTACGAGTCTTTTTTTGTCTATTATTTCTCCTGCCTCTCCCACACCATCCGCAAGTTTGGCTCTTAGGATCTTTAACCTCTCTCCCTTTGGAGTTAAACAGTAGGCCTCTGGGAAAAATGCCCTCACCCTGTTTATCACACTTTGGGCCTGTGCCTTCCAGCAAACTTTTAGCTCCTCCTTTATTACGGGTGGTGCATAGGTAGGATTACCTTTTTGAGGCTTTGGCTTGATTTCTCCCTTAAACCAAAGCTTTAGAGTTTCCACAAGCAAAAATGCACCTATCTTAGAGAGTTTTTCTGAAAGGGTTTGGTAATTGTCCTCTGGTTCTATCTTTACTATCTGCCTTGAGAGTATGGGTCCGGTGTCCATTCCTTCGTCCATAAGCATTACCGAATTGCCAGCCCACTTATCTCCAGCCAAAAGACTCCTCTGAATAGGAGAAGCTCCCCTATACTTGGGAAGCAAAGACGCATGAAGGTTTATGCATCCAAATTTTGGAATTTGAAGCATGTCCTTTGTTAGCAACCTGCCGTAGGCAACAACCACCACACAATCAGGCTTTAAGCTCTCTAAGAGTTGATAGAGTTCTGTTTTACTCTTTGGTTGAAAGCAATCTATACCTATTTCTAAGGCAAAGAGCTTTACGGGTGGGGGTGTAAGCTTTTGTCCTCTGCCGGAGGGTTTGTCTGGTTGAGTTATAACCGCCTTGACCGTAAAGTGTTTTGTAAGTTCCATCAGGCTTGGCAAAGCAAAAGTAGGGGTTCCCATAAAGACTATGTTCATTCTTTTACAAATTCCAAGAAAACGTCTTGTTGAAAGGTCTTCAGTTCCCTGAGCCTTAGCTTTATGCCATCCTCTACCTTTCTTATACCAAGGTCTCCTATTCTTACTCCCTCTCCAAGGATGATGGGTGCCACAAAGACGCATAGCCTGTCAAAAAGTCTATTTTCTAAAAAACTTGTTAAAGTCTTGGCTCCTCCCTCCACCAACAGATGCATTACTTCTTTAAAGTAAAGTTCTCTTAAAACTTCTTTAAGGTTGAGCAGACCGTTTTCGTGCTCTGCCAGTAGAACTTCCACTCCTTCCTCTTCTAAAGCTTGGATCTTTTCTTTGTCTTCCACAGCGGTTATAACGATAGTCTTTGCTTCTTTGTCTTTTATAAGATTGCAGTCCATCGGGATCTTTAATTTTGGATCCAACACTATTCTAAGCGGATTTTTTTCCCACTTAAAGGCTCGCACCGTAAGCTTAGGGTTGTCCCTAAGGACTGTGTTTATTCCAACAAGCACCGCAGAGGCTTCAGCGCGCAGTTTGTGGGCGTAGTTTCTGCTTTCTTCTGAGCTTATCCACTTGCTTTGGTAGTCCTTTGTTGCTAAGGAACCATCCAAGCTTTGGGCAAACTTCAAAGTTACGTAAGGTCTTTTTTGGGTGATGTAGGTAAAAAAGTCTTCGTTTATCCTTTTGGCTTGGTCTTCTAAGACACCTACCTTAACCTCTATCCCTGCCTGCCTTAGGCGTTCTACTCCTTTTCCGGAAACCAACGGGTTTGGGTCCAAGACAGCTATAACCACTCTTTT
Proteins encoded in this region:
- the ribD gene encoding bifunctional diaminohydroxyphosphoribosylaminopyrimidine deaminase/5-amino-6-(5-phosphoribosylamino)uracil reductase RibD, with amino-acid sequence MDDAYFMGLALELAKERKGLTHPNPTVGCVIVKDGKIIAKANHERAGMPHAEAKALAIAGDSAKGSTLYVTLEPCVHYGRTPPCTDAIIKAGVKRVVIAVLDPNPLVSGKGVERLRQAGIEVKVGVLEDQAKRINEDFFTYITQKRPYVTLKFAQSLDGSLATKDYQSKWISSEESRNYAHKLRAEASAVLVGINTVLRDNPKLTVRAFKWEKNPLRIVLDPKLKIPMDCNLIKDKEAKTIVITAVEDKEKIQALEEEGVEVLLAEHENGLLNLKEVLRELYFKEVMHLLVEGGAKTLTSFLENRLFDRLCVFVAPIILGEGVRIGDLGIRKVEDGIKLRLRELKTFQQDVFLEFVKE
- the fmt gene encoding methionyl-tRNA formyltransferase, translating into MNIVFMGTPTFALPSLMELTKHFTVKAVITQPDKPSGRGQKLTPPPVKLFALEIGIDCFQPKSKTELYQLLESLKPDCVVVVAYGRLLTKDMLQIPKFGCINLHASLLPKYRGASPIQRSLLAGDKWAGNSVMLMDEGMDTGPILSRQIVKIEPEDNYQTLSEKLSKIGAFLLVETLKLWFKGEIKPKPQKGNPTYAPPVIKEELKVCWKAQAQSVINRVRAFFPEAYCLTPKGERLKILRAKLADGVGEAGEIIDKKRLVVACGEGAVEILELINQKGKRVSGEEFIRGYREGFLL
- a CDS encoding DegT/DnrJ/EryC1/StrS family aminotransferase; protein product: MINIIEPRFFEEEKQAIVQILESHKITRGEWTKFFEESFAKYLGVKYAFTVCSGTVALFIALKALKVEGERVIVPAMSFMATIDAVYLAGGIPIVVDVDEYYTMDPNQLEDAVKRYNPKVVIPVHLYGQPADMQAINYLSEKYGFVVLEDAAQAHGAEFFGKKVGSLGHLSAFSFYASKNVPMGEGGVIATNDDKIAKEVKKWIDFGEHPAFNVRITEFQAAIGAIQLKHLDERNRRRREIAKRYSESINSSFIHPTEREGAYHVYHLYTLRHKERDRIISLLKENGIDARVYYSYLLSELRGAEHLPLTNAERFKKEVFSIPVHPYLTEEEVEKIIHSLKAVEVFV